One Nostoc punctiforme PCC 73102 DNA window includes the following coding sequences:
- a CDS encoding SAM hydrolase/SAM-dependent halogenase family protein, translating into MFICVIADYGTGDPAFTEVTQRLLMAFPHAQIHLLSVPAFSTLATGFWIAQLGLNPGPSDRLIYHNCAPRQDDPEARRDNEGEGLTYALLSNGVKVVGVNAGYTLSFIKDYTKELRVVNVSRGGSQFRSRDVFPPAAAAIMNEDFSLLGDSLKSEQIPDVPPDRIAWIDGYGNIKTTIGAHTLNLEPQSKIVIRIGDVVSDAVYSDGSFKVSEGTLAFAPGSSGWPTGDSGEPLRFLELFLRGGSAWERFGRPRVNQQVTRIA; encoded by the coding sequence ATGTTTATTTGTGTCATTGCAGACTACGGTACAGGAGATCCGGCATTTACAGAAGTCACACAACGTCTGCTGATGGCTTTTCCCCATGCCCAAATTCATTTGCTTTCGGTTCCAGCATTCAGTACCTTAGCAACGGGATTCTGGATTGCCCAACTAGGACTCAACCCTGGCCCTAGCGATCGCCTAATTTATCACAACTGTGCCCCTCGTCAGGATGATCCTGAAGCCCGTCGAGACAATGAAGGTGAAGGTTTAACTTATGCCCTTTTATCTAATGGTGTAAAAGTAGTAGGTGTAAATGCGGGCTACACCCTCTCCTTTATCAAAGACTATACAAAAGAGTTGCGAGTAGTGAACGTTTCTCGTGGTGGTTCGCAGTTTCGCTCACGGGATGTCTTTCCTCCAGCAGCGGCGGCCATTATGAATGAAGATTTTAGCCTTCTGGGAGATAGTCTTAAGAGTGAGCAAATCCCCGATGTTCCACCAGATCGAATTGCCTGGATTGATGGCTATGGCAACATCAAAACAACTATTGGGGCCCATACACTTAACTTGGAGCCTCAAAGCAAGATTGTGATTCGGATTGGAGATGTGGTTAGTGATGCAGTATATTCTGATGGCAGCTTCAAGGTATCTGAAGGAACTTTAGCCTTTGCTCCAGGTAGTTCCGGTTGGCCAACAGGCGATTCTGGGGAACCATTGCGCTTTTTAGAATTGTTTCTGCGAGGAGGGAGTGCTTGGGAGCGTTTTGGCCGTCCCCGTGTGAATCAGCAAGTAACTCGAATTGCCTAA
- a CDS encoding response regulator transcription factor — MPRILVIDDDPAISELVAVNLEMAGYDVSQAEDGIKGQALALQLQPDLIMLDLMLPRVDGFTVCQRLRRDDRTSEIPVLMLTALSQTQDKVEGFNAGADDYLTKPFEVEELLARVRALLRRTDRIPQAAKHSEILNYGSLTLVPERFEAIWFNDTVKLTHLEFELLHCLLQRHGQTVSPSEILREVWGYDPDDDIETIRVHIRHLRTKLEPDPRHPRYIKTVYGAGYCLELPGIPPSIEGASVTVVE; from the coding sequence ATGCCGAGGATTCTTGTCATAGACGATGACCCAGCGATTTCAGAACTAGTTGCCGTCAACTTGGAAATGGCTGGCTACGATGTTAGTCAAGCTGAAGACGGCATCAAAGGTCAAGCGCTGGCTCTCCAGCTTCAACCAGACTTGATCATGCTCGATTTAATGTTGCCCAGAGTAGATGGGTTTACAGTTTGCCAACGTCTGCGCCGCGACGATCGCACCTCTGAGATTCCCGTGTTAATGTTGACGGCTTTGAGCCAAACTCAGGACAAGGTGGAAGGCTTCAATGCTGGCGCAGATGACTACCTCACCAAGCCTTTTGAAGTTGAAGAACTGCTGGCGCGGGTGCGGGCACTTTTGCGACGTACTGACCGCATTCCCCAAGCCGCAAAGCATAGTGAGATTCTGAACTATGGATCATTAACCCTTGTTCCCGAAAGATTTGAGGCAATATGGTTCAATGACACGGTGAAATTGACTCATTTGGAATTTGAGCTACTTCACTGCTTACTACAACGCCACGGTCAAACAGTTTCTCCTAGCGAAATCCTCAGAGAAGTTTGGGGCTATGATCCCGATGATGACATAGAAACGATTCGAGTCCATATTCGCCACTTGAGAACCAAGCTAGAACCAGATCCCCGCCACCCCCGCTATATCAAGACAGTGTATGGTGCTGGATACTGTCTTGAGTTACCCGGTATCCCTCCATCAATTGAAGGGGCTTCAGTAACAGTCGTTGAATGA
- the modB gene encoding molybdate ABC transporter permease subunit, producing the protein MQLDLSPLWISLKTSLLATFITFFLGIAAAYWMLGYRGKGKSLIEGIFIAPLILPPTVVGFLLLLLFGKNGPVGKLMQPFDFTIVFTWYGAAIAATVVSFPLMYKTALGAFEQIDGNLLRVARTLGATETTIFWRISLPLALPGIVAATMLAFARALGEFGATLMLAGNIPGQTQTIPMAIYFAVEAGAMNEAWFWAIAIMVISLSGIIGVNFWQELREKKRGAGSRLAVSVAEREQGAGEAGGENLYTPHSRFEFGGLFVNIEKILTSFDLKVAFTSDEQPLGLLGSSGAGKSMILRCLAGIETPSSGRIVLNDRVLFDSEQGINLPSRDRRIGFLVQNYALFPHLSVAQNIAFGLPKKLSAGSIRVQVEEQLIAMQLQGLGDRYPHQLSGGQQQRVALARALASQPEALLLDEPFSALDTHLRSQLEQQMTETLADYQGVTLFVTHNMEEAYRICPNLLVLEHGRAVHHGSKYDIFQHPATVSVAQLTGCKNFSRAVLQSSQKVEAIDWGCTLQVIEPVMSELSHIGIRAHQFIFTNDSSQENTFPCWIVRTSETPHRMTLFLKLHSAGKNSQDYHLQAEVFKEKWVTMKDQPFPWYVRLDPLRLILME; encoded by the coding sequence ATGCAATTGGATTTATCGCCTCTTTGGATATCACTCAAAACTTCATTACTTGCTACATTTATCACCTTCTTCTTGGGTATCGCTGCTGCCTACTGGATGCTAGGATATCGTGGCAAAGGTAAATCGTTGATTGAGGGTATCTTTATTGCGCCCCTGATTTTACCGCCTACAGTTGTTGGTTTCTTGCTGCTGCTATTGTTTGGCAAAAATGGCCCTGTAGGGAAACTCATGCAGCCTTTTGACTTCACCATCGTCTTTACTTGGTATGGGGCTGCGATCGCAGCCACAGTAGTTTCTTTCCCTTTAATGTATAAAACTGCACTAGGAGCCTTTGAACAAATAGATGGCAACTTGCTGCGAGTAGCTAGAACCCTTGGTGCAACCGAAACTACAATCTTTTGGCGCATCAGTTTACCCCTAGCGCTACCCGGCATTGTCGCTGCCACCATGCTCGCTTTTGCCCGTGCTTTGGGAGAATTCGGCGCAACCTTAATGCTCGCTGGTAATATTCCCGGACAAACGCAAACAATCCCAATGGCAATTTATTTTGCTGTGGAAGCGGGAGCAATGAACGAGGCGTGGTTTTGGGCGATCGCAATTATGGTGATTTCTCTATCTGGAATAATTGGGGTTAACTTCTGGCAAGAATTGAGGGAAAAGAAGAGGGGAGCAGGGAGCAGGCTTGCCGTGAGCGTAGCCGAACGGGAGCAGGGAGCAGGGGAGGCAGGGGGAGAAAATCTTTATACTCCGCACTCTAGATTTGAATTTGGTGGATTGTTTGTCAACATTGAAAAAATCCTGACTAGCTTTGATTTAAAAGTTGCTTTTACTTCTGATGAGCAACCTTTGGGATTATTAGGGAGTTCTGGAGCAGGTAAGAGCATGATTTTGCGCTGCCTTGCGGGGATAGAAACACCCTCTAGTGGACGCATAGTTTTAAATGACAGAGTACTGTTTGACTCAGAACAAGGAATTAATCTACCCAGCCGCGATCGCCGTATTGGTTTTTTAGTGCAGAATTATGCTCTGTTTCCCCATTTGAGTGTGGCGCAAAATATTGCTTTCGGCTTGCCCAAAAAACTATCGGCTGGAAGTATTAGGGTACAGGTAGAGGAGCAACTAATAGCAATGCAGTTGCAGGGATTAGGCGATCGCTATCCACACCAACTTTCTGGAGGTCAACAACAACGGGTAGCCTTGGCAAGAGCATTGGCAAGTCAACCGGAAGCATTGCTTTTAGATGAGCCGTTCTCGGCACTTGACACCCATTTACGTAGTCAATTAGAGCAGCAAATGACAGAAACTCTTGCTGACTACCAAGGCGTGACTCTATTTGTCACCCATAATATGGAAGAAGCTTATCGAATTTGTCCGAATCTATTAGTATTGGAGCATGGTAGAGCCGTTCATCATGGCAGCAAATACGATATTTTCCAGCATCCTGCTACCGTTAGTGTCGCTCAACTTACTGGATGTAAAAACTTCTCCCGTGCTGTTCTCCAGTCATCACAAAAGGTAGAAGCGATTGATTGGGGTTGTACTCTTCAAGTCATTGAACCAGTCATGAGTGAATTATCCCACATCGGTATTCGTGCCCATCAGTTCATTTTTACCAACGACTCATCACAGGAAAATACCTTTCCCTGCTGGATAGTACGAACAAGTGAAACGCCCCACCGAATGACATTATTTCTTAAACTACATTCTGCTGGTAAGAATTCTCAAGATTACCATTTGCAAGCTGAAGTCTTCAAAGAAAAATGGGTGACTATGAAAGATCAACCTTTTCCTTGGTATGTGCGTTTAGATCCTCTGCGCTTGATTTTGATGGAGTGA
- a CDS encoding Hsp70 family protein, whose product MEILETIGFDLGHGETAVAKAIVESIDPPQMLEINNKKNQITALGWHPKLGYLVGEQALIQAGVTQLTISFKQKPNNDPKYRETISTFVATYYRLLKESKQLEGGESSYFYIGCPSGWSVSDRTEYQKLLQEAGIPQLNVVPESRAAFMQAKEAGKLEYDKLVASVLIVDIGSSTTDFTLVKSLEEIPIDFGSNTLGASLIDKAIFARTLANHEQKALLEKVFQEYPHHQARCELACRKAKEDYFSNEQLYSDPESFARGFESINEQIYFIPQVNKLLMEEILNQPLPELGHHSWVRSFTDSLTEAKEKLEKLGIVPKLLLMTGGASRMKFTHLLCQEMFPEPETLLRPDPEPERCIALGLARVGRWDLRAAAFKEEVNKLFTSNTLKGLIEKHIPELIESLTKPLTDGLIVNAVKPALKDWQKNKIRTLADLETSLISRAEQWLKSEIAVQIINHQCASWFSNKIQPDLAAQTDPICRKFQIPRSSLRFQDSIDPNFVNPELRIGDAILAETVGFIVNIVIGGGTVASIITLILTGHLTWPIALVYGASVMAAGMELNRKSVQEVIKTNVDVPSWVRSSFLSDKKIEDMCEQIKPELEKVLQEQLTADREAFDKLISKVEQGLQKTLSTKVQSCIILIQ is encoded by the coding sequence ATGGAAATTTTAGAAACAATCGGTTTTGATTTGGGGCACGGTGAAACGGCTGTAGCTAAAGCGATCGTGGAAAGCATCGACCCCCCCCAGATGTTGGAGATTAACAACAAGAAGAACCAAATTACAGCCCTTGGTTGGCATCCTAAACTCGGTTATCTAGTCGGCGAACAAGCATTAATTCAAGCTGGCGTTACCCAACTGACAATTTCATTCAAGCAAAAACCCAACAACGATCCCAAATATCGGGAAACAATTAGCACTTTTGTAGCAACCTACTACCGCCTTTTGAAAGAAAGTAAACAACTGGAAGGTGGGGAAAGTAGCTATTTTTACATTGGTTGCCCTTCAGGATGGTCAGTTAGCGATCGCACCGAATACCAAAAGCTACTTCAAGAAGCTGGCATTCCCCAACTAAATGTTGTACCCGAATCGCGGGCTGCTTTCATGCAAGCCAAGGAAGCCGGGAAACTGGAGTATGACAAACTTGTTGCATCGGTGCTAATTGTCGATATTGGTTCTTCAACCACAGATTTTACTCTGGTTAAGAGCTTAGAAGAGATCCCCATAGATTTCGGGAGTAATACTTTAGGTGCATCTCTAATTGACAAAGCTATTTTTGCCCGGACTCTTGCCAACCACGAGCAAAAAGCATTACTCGAAAAAGTATTTCAGGAATATCCCCATCACCAAGCTCGTTGTGAACTTGCTTGCCGTAAAGCTAAAGAAGATTACTTTTCTAATGAACAGCTATACAGCGATCCTGAATCCTTTGCGCGTGGCTTCGAGTCGATTAACGAACAGATTTATTTTATTCCTCAAGTCAATAAATTGCTGATGGAGGAAATTTTAAACCAGCCCTTACCAGAACTGGGACATCATAGTTGGGTGCGATCGTTTACCGACTCTTTAACCGAGGCAAAAGAAAAGCTAGAAAAACTTGGAATCGTGCCGAAACTTCTGCTGATGACTGGCGGTGCATCTCGCATGAAGTTTACGCACTTGCTTTGCCAGGAAATGTTTCCCGAACCAGAAACGCTGCTTCGCCCCGATCCAGAACCGGAACGGTGTATCGCACTGGGATTAGCACGAGTAGGACGATGGGATCTGCGTGCTGCTGCTTTTAAGGAAGAAGTCAACAAACTATTTACCTCGAATACGCTTAAAGGTTTGATTGAAAAGCATATCCCGGAGTTAATCGAATCATTAACTAAGCCTTTGACAGATGGCTTGATTGTCAACGCAGTTAAACCAGCTTTAAAAGATTGGCAAAAAAACAAAATACGGACTTTAGCAGATTTGGAAACATCTTTAATTAGTCGGGCAGAACAGTGGCTCAAAAGCGAGATTGCTGTGCAGATAATTAATCATCAATGCGCTTCTTGGTTTAGCAATAAAATCCAACCCGATTTAGCCGCACAAACCGATCCAATCTGTCGAAAGTTTCAGATACCTAGAAGCAGCTTAAGGTTCCAGGATAGTATTGACCCAAATTTTGTTAATCCAGAGTTACGGATTGGAGATGCTATTCTGGCTGAGACAGTGGGCTTTATTGTCAATATAGTAATTGGTGGAGGTACTGTAGCTAGCATCATCACTCTCATACTAACTGGACATTTAACCTGGCCTATTGCATTAGTATACGGGGCTTCGGTGATGGCGGCAGGAATGGAGCTAAATCGCAAGAGTGTTCAAGAAGTAATCAAGACAAATGTGGATGTACCTAGTTGGGTTCGTTCTAGTTTTTTGAGTGATAAAAAAATCGAGGATATGTGTGAGCAAATAAAGCCTGAGTTAGAGAAAGTTCTTCAAGAACAATTGACAGCAGATCGAGAAGCTTTTGATAAACTGATTAGTAAAGTTGAGCAAGGGCTTCAAAAAACCCTTTCCACCAAAGTTCAATCTTGCATAATTCTGATCCAATAA
- a CDS encoding EVE domain-containing protein, producing MNYWLMKSEPEAYSIVDLQQQSQTIWDGVRNYQARNFLRQMEEGDLAFFYHSNTNFPGIAGLMRVVKKDIADPSQFEPESKYYDPKSTSESPRWQTVVVEFIETFSNPILLSILKEKFSDEDLMLVRQGNRLSVMPVPEAVALKILAMKSHSLNNS from the coding sequence ATGAATTATTGGCTAATGAAATCAGAGCCAGAAGCCTATAGCATTGTTGACCTTCAACAGCAAAGCCAGACTATCTGGGACGGTGTTCGCAACTATCAAGCTCGTAACTTTTTGCGCCAAATGGAGGAAGGAGACTTAGCTTTTTTCTATCATTCAAACACTAATTTTCCTGGTATTGCAGGTTTAATGCGTGTGGTCAAAAAAGATATTGCTGACCCAAGTCAGTTTGAGCCAGAAAGTAAATACTACGACCCAAAATCGACTTCCGAATCCCCTCGGTGGCAAACAGTTGTGGTAGAATTCATTGAGACTTTTTCAAACCCAATCTTGCTATCAATACTCAAAGAAAAGTTTAGCGATGAAGACTTAATGTTAGTGAGACAAGGAAATCGATTATCAGTTATGCCCGTTCCTGAAGCAGTGGCTTTGAAGATTCTGGCGATGAAAAGTCATAGTTTAAATAATTCGTAA
- a CDS encoding GNAT family N-acetyltransferase translates to MNTKYPLISDCLLKYFPVIETEKYILRLASTKEELESVFRLRFEIFNIELGLKYSDSNFTQIDQDEFDTVCHHLILIFKPTGKIVGNYRMQSYTMASQALGFSAAKYFNINDIPDSILQETVELGRACIAKEYRNIQALLLLWKGLANYLVWSGNQYFLGRVTFKTQSPLQARCAYNYFQQNNLMHPNILVYPNSEFIIELPQQCPRSYNNVEIPHILQAYFACGAKICSLPSIGQFKCITFLTIFKSTDVPRYQ, encoded by the coding sequence ATGAACACTAAATATCCACTAATATCTGACTGTCTCCTCAAATATTTCCCAGTAATTGAAACCGAAAAGTATATTCTCCGGCTTGCGTCTACTAAAGAAGAATTAGAATCTGTTTTTCGGTTGCGCTTTGAAATTTTTAATATCGAACTAGGCTTGAAATATTCTGATTCTAACTTTACCCAGATAGATCAAGATGAATTCGATACGGTTTGTCATCATTTGATACTCATCTTTAAGCCAACTGGTAAAATAGTTGGGAATTACCGAATGCAATCTTATACAATGGCTTCTCAAGCTTTGGGATTTAGTGCTGCTAAATATTTTAATATTAATGACATTCCTGATTCTATACTTCAGGAAACTGTAGAACTTGGGCGTGCATGTATAGCAAAAGAATACCGTAATATTCAGGCACTTTTATTACTCTGGAAGGGTCTAGCGAATTATCTTGTCTGGAGTGGAAACCAATATTTTTTGGGACGTGTAACATTTAAAACACAAAGTCCTCTACAAGCTCGTTGTGCTTATAATTATTTTCAGCAAAATAACTTGATGCATCCAAATATTTTGGTTTATCCAAACTCAGAATTTATTATAGAATTACCTCAACAATGTCCTAGATCATATAATAATGTTGAAATTCCGCATATTTTACAAGCATATTTTGCTTGTGGAGCAAAAATATGTAGCCTTCCATCTATTGGTCAATTTAAGTGTATTACTTTTCTAACCATATTTAAAAGTACAGATGTTCCTAGATACCAGTAA
- a CDS encoding YheT family hydrolase gives MMCYTPPYNPSWFLQNGVMMTVYTALWGKRHWQNTTKDPEPSYHEKIFVGGQGVPIFGLVAIPENAHSTIIGTYGITGELKTEWFLRVLGRKAYAQGYAVVLFDWRAHGKTAELSPTLTSDGLYEGEDFVRIAAAAKAMGCPEKFWFTGFSLGGQLALWAVKVAGEVIREYEDLGLEDSDIGGGMVICPSLDSERSLSYLVTKPFGRYLEAGIAQNLKKLAWRIHDAHPGSIDPASIERANSIWGFDNELVINRLGFSSVEAYYQASSALQILPQISKPTLILYAADDPLFDPAIIPELKEACDRNSAIDLLLTQYGGHVGYLSSKDCQRQVQDSDPWWAWNRILQWLEQQRKE, from the coding sequence ATGATGTGTTATACTCCCCCCTACAATCCGTCTTGGTTTTTACAAAACGGTGTGATGATGACTGTATACACTGCTTTGTGGGGAAAACGTCACTGGCAAAATACTACTAAAGACCCAGAACCGTCTTATCACGAGAAAATCTTTGTTGGTGGCCAAGGTGTGCCAATTTTTGGCTTGGTTGCCATCCCGGAAAATGCCCATAGCACTATTATTGGCACTTACGGCATTACCGGAGAGTTAAAAACAGAATGGTTTTTGAGGGTGCTAGGGCGTAAAGCCTACGCTCAAGGATACGCTGTAGTGTTGTTTGATTGGCGGGCCCACGGGAAAACTGCCGAATTGTCGCCAACTCTCACCTCTGATGGTTTGTATGAGGGGGAAGATTTTGTTCGCATCGCCGCCGCAGCTAAGGCAATGGGATGTCCTGAGAAATTTTGGTTTACAGGGTTTTCTTTGGGAGGGCAATTGGCACTATGGGCAGTGAAGGTGGCTGGTGAGGTAATTAGGGAGTATGAAGATTTAGGACTAGAAGACAGCGATATTGGCGGTGGTATGGTGATTTGTCCGAGTTTGGATTCGGAGCGATCGCTATCTTATCTAGTTACAAAACCCTTTGGTCGATATTTGGAAGCAGGGATTGCCCAGAATTTAAAAAAACTAGCATGGCGAATTCATGATGCTCATCCTGGAAGCATTGACCCAGCATCGATTGAACGGGCGAATAGTATTTGGGGTTTTGATAACGAACTGGTAATTAACCGATTAGGTTTTTCTTCTGTAGAAGCATATTACCAAGCTAGTAGTGCTTTACAAATATTGCCGCAAATCTCAAAACCGACTTTGATTTTATATGCTGCTGATGACCCACTTTTTGACCCAGCCATCATACCGGAATTAAAGGAAGCTTGCGATCGCAATTCCGCAATAGATTTATTACTCACTCAGTACGGTGGTCATGTTGGCTATTTGAGCAGCAAAGACTGCCAGCGTCAAGTACAAGACTCCGATCCTTGGTGGGCATGGAATCGGATTTTACAGTGGTTGGAGCAACAGCGGAAAGAATAA
- a CDS encoding M90 family metallopeptidase produces MIQTIIAFLIIGLILTGILINPVLVKRRRNRLKYRPFPPLWNAIIENNLPIYLYLSPNEIRRLQGHIQVFLAEKQFIGCRGLQVTEEMKLSIASVACLVLLNERGQYFPRLRSILVYPNAYFVKETTSIGKYVVEERRVARLGESWTNDQLVLSWEQVKHDIDNWSDGRNVVLHEFAHQLDQEDGKAEGVPILQSNSDYTIWAKVMTEEYQQLCNDVLQGAKTVMHSYGATNPAEFFAVATETFFEKPHQLLSKHPALYEQLQRYYQLDPGQWV; encoded by the coding sequence ATGATTCAAACAATAATTGCTTTTCTCATAATTGGGCTAATTCTCACAGGGATTTTAATCAATCCCGTTCTAGTAAAAAGGCGAAGAAACCGTCTCAAATACCGTCCTTTTCCTCCACTGTGGAATGCGATTATTGAGAATAATCTTCCTATTTATTTGTATCTCTCTCCCAATGAGATAAGACGGCTTCAGGGACATATTCAAGTATTTTTAGCAGAAAAACAATTTATTGGCTGTAGAGGATTACAGGTGACAGAGGAAATGAAACTGAGCATTGCATCTGTCGCCTGTTTAGTTTTATTAAATGAACGTGGGCAATACTTCCCTAGACTTCGTTCAATTCTGGTGTATCCCAATGCTTATTTTGTTAAAGAAACGACTTCCATTGGAAAATATGTTGTTGAAGAAAGGCGTGTGGCCAGACTAGGAGAATCGTGGACAAATGACCAATTAGTACTGTCTTGGGAACAGGTGAAACACGACATTGATAACTGGAGCGATGGACGTAACGTTGTGCTTCATGAATTTGCCCATCAATTGGATCAAGAAGATGGTAAAGCTGAAGGAGTTCCGATACTGCAAAGCAACTCAGACTATACTATATGGGCGAAGGTGATGACAGAAGAATATCAGCAACTTTGTAATGATGTTCTACAAGGCGCAAAGACGGTAATGCATAGCTATGGCGCAACGAATCCCGCAGAATTTTTCGCCGTAGCGACTGAGACATTCTTTGAAAAACCGCACCAATTGTTGTCTAAGCATCCGGCACTTTATGAGCAACTGCAACGTTACTATCAATTAGACCCTGGGCAATGGGTATAA
- a CDS encoding cryptochrome/photolyase family protein yields the protein MTIGVWVLGDQLWVKQAALQSCLHQENVPVILIESLRHVQVRPYHRQKLVLLWSAMRHFAQELRQLKYSVTYKIAEDFETPLQEWIKENQITQLRVMTPNDLPFTQIIQSLELLCTITLIPNNHFLWSTEEFNNWASGRKRLLMEDFYREGRRRFQILMEKDKPVGGKWNLDKENRQPPKGKLNTPPTQWFESDEITLDVIAQVNSLTCPTYGEIKPFRWGINRQQALQVLDWFIQNRLPHFGPYQDAMVTGEETMWHALLSPYLNIGLLQPMEVIQAVQQAYFQQQLPLNSVEGFIRQVLGWREYMHGIYHYVDADYSNKNWFNHTQPLPDFFWTGRTEMNCLHQILTQVERTGYAHHIQRLMVLSNFALIAGLSPQSVENWFHAVFIDAYDWVMQTNVIGMGLFADGGVLASKPYAASANYINKMSDYCKSCVYNHKERVGENACPFNFFYWDFLDRHRQQLESQGRMSFILKNLDKMSPEELQSIRQQAQDWHVQS from the coding sequence ATGACAATTGGAGTATGGGTATTAGGCGACCAACTTTGGGTAAAACAAGCAGCTTTACAAAGTTGTTTGCATCAGGAAAACGTACCTGTAATTTTGATCGAGTCACTGCGTCATGTTCAAGTCAGACCTTACCATCGGCAAAAGCTAGTCTTACTTTGGTCGGCAATGAGGCATTTTGCCCAAGAGTTGCGACAACTAAAATATTCAGTAACATACAAAATAGCTGAAGATTTTGAAACACCACTCCAAGAATGGATTAAGGAAAATCAAATTACTCAGTTGCGGGTGATGACACCGAATGATCTACCGTTCACCCAAATAATTCAAAGTTTAGAACTTCTTTGCACAATCACTTTGATTCCTAACAATCATTTTTTGTGGAGTACAGAAGAATTCAATAATTGGGCATCAGGTCGTAAGCGCCTATTAATGGAAGACTTTTATCGGGAAGGAAGGCGACGGTTCCAAATTTTAATGGAGAAGGATAAACCAGTCGGCGGAAAGTGGAATTTAGATAAAGAAAATCGTCAACCACCCAAAGGTAAATTAAATACACCACCTACACAATGGTTTGAATCAGATGAAATTACTCTTGATGTGATTGCTCAAGTTAATTCTCTCACTTGCCCAACTTATGGAGAAATAAAACCTTTTCGCTGGGGGATAAATCGTCAACAAGCACTTCAAGTATTAGACTGGTTTATTCAAAATCGTCTACCGCATTTTGGCCCCTACCAAGATGCAATGGTAACGGGAGAAGAAACAATGTGGCACGCGCTACTTTCTCCTTATTTGAATATTGGATTACTCCAACCAATGGAGGTAATTCAAGCCGTACAACAAGCATACTTTCAACAGCAATTGCCTTTAAATAGTGTGGAAGGTTTCATTCGTCAGGTGTTGGGTTGGCGAGAATATATGCACGGCATCTATCACTATGTAGATGCAGATTACTCAAATAAAAATTGGTTTAATCACACGCAACCACTACCCGATTTTTTCTGGACAGGTAGAACTGAAATGAATTGTCTACATCAGATTCTTACGCAAGTGGAACGCACTGGCTACGCTCATCATATTCAACGGCTAATGGTGTTGAGTAATTTTGCTTTGATTGCCGGACTTTCACCACAATCTGTAGAAAACTGGTTCCACGCAGTATTTATTGATGCTTATGACTGGGTAATGCAGACAAATGTCATTGGTATGGGTTTATTTGCTGATGGAGGTGTGTTGGCATCTAAACCCTATGCTGCTTCTGCTAACTATATAAATAAAATGAGTGACTATTGCAAAAGTTGTGTTTATAACCATAAGGAGCGTGTTGGTGAAAATGCTTGTCCGTTCAACTTCTTCTATTGGGATTTTCTTGACAGACATCGCCAACAACTAGAATCTCAAGGAAGGATGAGTTTTATTTTAAAAAATTTGGATAAAATGTCTCCTGAAGAATTACAGTCTATCCGTCAACAAGCCCAAGATTGGCACGTTCAGTCGTAG
- a CDS encoding ferredoxin encodes MMMMMNETMTAEMQACMEVCMDCHKMCMETMTYCMAKGGMQMNKDMMSMMSMMRDCSEMCMMCMNMMMSGSEFMERTCMLCAEMCDRTAMACEMMSDDMKMMECAAACRKCAESCRSMQMMPA; translated from the coding sequence ATGATGATGATGATGAATGAAACCATGACTGCCGAAATGCAAGCTTGTATGGAAGTTTGTATGGACTGTCATAAAATGTGCATGGAAACCATGACTTACTGCATGGCCAAAGGTGGTATGCAGATGAACAAGGACATGATGAGCATGATGAGCATGATGCGCGATTGCTCTGAAATGTGCATGATGTGCATGAATATGATGATGAGTGGTTCTGAGTTCATGGAACGCACTTGTATGCTCTGTGCTGAAATGTGCGATCGCACTGCAATGGCGTGTGAGATGATGAGCGATGACATGAAAATGATGGAATGTGCTGCTGCTTGCCGTAAGTGTGCAGAGTCTTGCAGAAGTATGCAGATGATGCCTGCTTAA